The genomic segment CCCTCCAACCCTTTCTTCGTCGATCGAGAGCACTGCAACGCCTGCTTCCGTTGCGTCGATGCCTGCCCTTCGACAGCACTTCGGCCCTCAGGAGAGTCACTCGATGTGGAGGAGCTCGTCCGGCGGTTGCTCCCCTACCGGGCGTACTACGACGCCACCGGAGGTGGGGTGACGCTTTCCGGCGGCGAACCGACGCGGGAGCTCGGCTTCGTCGCGAAACTGCTGGAGCGCTTGAAGGGAGAGGGCATCCACACCCTGCTGCAGACCTGCGGGCTCTTTCCCCTCGCCCGAATGGACTCCGATTTGTTGCCGTGGCTGGATGCGATCCACTTCGATCTCAAACTCATGGACCCGGCTCTCCACCGCACCTACTGTGGCGTGACTGTTGGCGATCACGAGAAACCGTAGAAATCTGATCATCTAGCCCCAATCCGTCATTGGATCCGGGCCCCTGAGGGTATCGGTCCGGGTCAGGCGGCGAGTTGTTCGATGGCCCGATTGAATCGTTGGCGGGTGGAGGCCTC from the bacterium genome contains:
- a CDS encoding glycyl-radical enzyme activating protein; its protein translation is MNAQPLVTDIKGNSLEDGPGIRSVVFFKGCPLSCLWCQNPETQAVEAELWWEPERCNKDGGCMEACPTGALSPSNPFFVDREHCNACFRCVDACPSTALRPSGESLDVEELVRRLLPYRAYYDATGGGVTLSGGEPTRELGFVAKLLERLKGEGIHTLLQTCGLFPLARMDSDLLPWLDAIHFDLKLMDPALHRTYCGVTVGDHEKP